DNA from Candidatus Dormiibacterota bacterium:
GTGCCGGGGGGATTACGGTTTTGTAGGGGAGGGAAAGGCCCCGGAGCGAGTTTGTCCATCGGGACTGGGCGACCTATATTGCCGCGGAGGAGGGAGCCCATGGGGATCGTCGTCCTGATCGTGTTTGCCCTGGCGGTCGTGATCGCCGTGGGGTACGTCGTCGGCATCTACAACCAGCTCGTCCAGGTGAAGGTCAACGTGGACAAGTCGTGGGCCAACATTGACGTCCTGGAGAAGCAGCGCTACGACGAGATCCCGAAGCTGGTGCAGGTGTGCGAGGGGTACATGCAGTACGAGCGCGACACTCTGCAGAAGGTCATCGAGGCGCGCACCAAGTACCTGCAGGCGCAGGGACCGGGCGAGAAGGGGGCTGCCAGCTCGCAGATGGCAGGCGCCCTGAAGTCGCTGTTCGCCCTGGCCGAGAGCTACCCCGACCTGAAGGCGAACCAGAACTTCGCGCAGCTGCAGACTCGCATCACCGCGCTCGAGAACGAGATCGCCGACCGGCGCGAGTTCTACAACGACTCCGTGACCATCAACAACACGCGCATCCAGCAGATCCCGTACGCCTTTTTCGCGCCGATGCTGAGCATGAAGGAGCGGGAGATGTACAAGGTCAGCGCCGCCGAGAAGGCCTCCCCCGAGATCAAGTTCGCCTACCCGCGCTAGCGCAGCCGGCCGCGCTTCCAGTCGCGCAGGATCTCCCCGGCCGCGTTGCGGCCGGCGGCGCCCATGACCCCGCCCCCCGGATGCGTGCAGGCGCCGCACAGGTAGAGACCGCGCACGGGGGTGCGGTAGTCGGCGTACCCCGGCACCGGGCGCATGAAGAAGAGCTGGTCGAGCGTCATGTCCCCCTGGAAGATGTTGCCGTGCGTCAGCGAGAAGTCGCGCTCGAGATCGAGCGGGCTGACCACCTGCCGGTGCAGGACGGAACTCCTGAAGTTGGGGGCGTAGCGCGTGAAGATCTCCGTCACCCGGTCGCCGAACTTCTCCTTCTCGGTGTCCCAGGTTCCCTCCTTCAGCTCGTACGGCCCGAACTGGCAGAACACCGACATGATGTGCTTTCCCTTCGGGGCGATCGAGTCGTCGTACACCGTCGGGATGACCGCCTCGAGGAACGGCTGCGACGACCAGCGCCCGTACTTCGCCTCGTCGTAGGCGCGCTCCATGTAGTCGAGCGTCGGGCAGATGTCGATCGTGCCGCGGTGCTGCGGACCGGCGGTCTTCCCCGGCAGCGCGGTGAAGTCGGGGAGCTCGGCGAGTGCGTAGTTGACCTTCACCGACGAGCCGCTCGCCCGGAAGCGCTCGACAGCGCGCGTGAACTCGGGCGGCAGATCGCGCTTCGCGTCGAGCAGCCGCAGGAAGGTCACCTTGGGGTCGGCGTTCGACACCACCGCCCGCGCCCGCACCTCTTCGCCCCCCTGCAGGACGACACCCACCGCGCGATTGTCCTTCACCAGGATCCGCTCGACCGGTGCCGCGCAGCGGATGACCACACCGCGCTCGCGCGCCGCCTTCGCGATGCACTCCGACACCTGACCCATGCCGCCGCGCACCACCCCCCAGCAGCCGCGCATCCCGTCCACCTCCCCCATGACGTGGTGGAACAGGACGTAGGCGGTCCCGGGAGTGCGCGGCCCGGCGAACGTGCCGATGACCGCCTGGCCGCACAGAAGCGCCTTCAGCTCCTCCGACTCGAACCACGAGTCGAGGAAATCCTTCGCGCTCCCGACCAGGATCTCGATCTCGCTGAACAGGTCCTTCTTGAGAGCGCGCGCCAGACGCGCCGCCTTCAACAGGCCGAGGAGATCGCGGGCGCGCGACGACGTCGGGTCGGGGGGCGTCATCAGGAGCAGAGGCTCGACGAACTCCGCCAGCCGGTTGAGCGTCGCCTCGTACGTCTCGTACACCTCCGCGTCGCGCGCCGAGAACT
Protein-coding regions in this window:
- a CDS encoding LemA family protein, which codes for MGIVVLIVFALAVVIAVGYVVGIYNQLVQVKVNVDKSWANIDVLEKQRYDEIPKLVQVCEGYMQYERDTLQKVIEARTKYLQAQGPGEKGAASSQMAGALKSLFALAESYPDLKANQNFAQLQTRITALENEIADRREFYNDSVTINNTRIQQIPYAFFAPMLSMKEREMYKVSAAEKASPEIKFAYPR
- a CDS encoding NAD(P)/FAD-dependent oxidoreductase, coding for MSAAYDIVVIGGGHNGLVTSAYLARRGLSVLVVERRPYVGGASVTEEPWPGYKVSTAAYVISLLRPEVARELELKRHGLVVYPQDPPYFQPYPDGRHLMLWNDYAKTREEIRKFSARDAEVYETYEATLNRLAEFVEPLLLMTPPDPTSSRARDLLGLLKAARLARALKKDLFSEIEILVGSAKDFLDSWFESEELKALLCGQAVIGTFAGPRTPGTAYVLFHHVMGEVDGMRGCWGVVRGGMGQVSECIAKAARERGVVIRCAAPVERILVKDNRAVGVVLQGGEEVRARAVVSNADPKVTFLRLLDAKRDLPPEFTRAVERFRASGSSVKVNYALAELPDFTALPGKTAGPQHRGTIDICPTLDYMERAYDEAKYGRWSSQPFLEAVIPTVYDDSIAPKGKHIMSVFCQFGPYELKEGTWDTEKEKFGDRVTEIFTRYAPNFRSSVLHRQVVSPLDLERDFSLTHGNIFQGDMTLDQLFFMRPVPGYADYRTPVRGLYLCGACTHPGGGVMGAAGRNAAGEILRDWKRGRLR